The Pseudomonas sp. KU26590 genomic sequence GCACCTGCGCGCAGCAGCAGGTCCGAGGCATAACCCAGTGCCGGGTTGGCGGTGATGCCGGAAAACGCATCGCTGCCGCCGCACTGCATGCCCAGAATCAACTCAGAGGCCGGCACGGTTTCGCGACGACGCTGATCGAGCTTCTTCAAACGCGTTTCGGCCAATTCCATGATCTGTTCGATCATTTCGTTGAAGCCGTGTTTGGAATCCTGCAGGCGATAGAGCCAGGGCTCGCTCAGATCAACCGAGGCGTCGTCGGCGTGCATGACCTGATCGGCCTGCAACTTCTCGCAGCCCAGGCTGATCACCAGCGCCTCGCCACCCAGGTTCGGGTTGCGCGCCAGATTGCGCACGGTGCGAATCGGGATGTACGCGTCCTTGGCGGTGATGGCAACGCCGCAGCCGTAGCTGTGGGTCAGCGCCACCACGTCATCGACGTTCGGGTATTTGGGCAGCAGCTCTTCGCGGATGCGCTTGACGGCGAAATCCAGAACGCCGGTAACGCACTGCACCGTCGTGGTAATGCCCAGGATATTGCGCGTGCCGACGGTGCCATCGGCGTTGCGATAGCCCTCGAAGGTAAAGCCTTCCAGCGGCTCACCGCGGACCGGCACGGCGTCGGACATCGGCAGACTGTCCAGCGCTGGCGCTGATGGCATGCGCAGCTGATCTTCCTTGACCCAACTGCCCTTCGGAATTGGCTGCAGCGCATAGCCGATGGTGTGGCCGTAACGAATGATCGGCTCCCCTTCGGCAATGTCCACGGTATTCACCTTGTGGCTCTGCGGCACATTGTCGACGGTCACCAGACCGTTATCGAATTCAGTCCCCGCCGGAACGCCCTGGTCATTGACCACGACGACGACGTTATCAAGCGCATGCAAGCGAATGTAACGCGGCGAGTCGGCATGCTGGATCAAGTTCATCACGGTTTTTCCTCAGAGTTTCGCTTGAGAAAGCTCGGCTTCATTGGCCGGCAAGGCACCCTTCGTTGGGGTTTCCTTGAGTTCTACACGTTTGATTTCACCGACGATGAAGATGTAGCTGATCACCGCCACCAGCGCGTTGGCGCCGACGAACACCAGAGCCCATTTGAACGAACCGGTGGTGCTGATGATGTAGCCGATGACGATCGGGGTGGTGATGGAAGCGATGTTACCGAACATGTTGAACAGACCGCCGCTCAAACCGGCGATTTGTTTCGGGGATGCGTCGGACATGACCGCCCAACCCAGTGCGCCCACGCCCTTGCCGAAGAAGGCCAGGGCCATGAAGCCCACGACGACCCATTCGATGTCGACGTAGTTGCAGGTCACAATCGAAGTCGACAGCAGCAAGCCACCGATGATGGGCGCCTTGCGTGCGAAGGTCAGCGAGTGGCCTTTGCGCAGCAGGTAGTCGGAGATGATCCCGCCCAGCACGCCGCCGATGAACCCACAGATGGCCGGCAGTGAGGCAATGAAGCCCGCCTTGAGGATGGTCATGCCGCGTTCTTGAACCAGGTAGACCGGGAACCAGGTCAGGAAGAAGTAGGTGATGCCGTTGATGCAGTATTGAGCCAGGTAAATGCCCAGCATCATGCGATTGGTCAGCAGTTGCTTGACGTAGTCCCATTTCGGACCGCTGGCCGAGCCTTTGCCCTTGTCCTGATCCATGTCGACCATGCCGCCGTTGTTGGCGATGTGATCGAATTCTTCCTTGTTGATTTTCGGGTGATTGCGCGGGCTGTGGATCACTTTCAGCCAGATCAGCGAGAACACGATGCCAATGCTGCCCATCACGAGGAACACGTGCTGCCAGCCGAAGGTGTAGACGATCCAGCCCATGATCGGGGCGAACAGCACGGTCGCGAAGTACTGCGCCGAGTTGAAGATCGCAGAAGCAGTGCCGCGTTCGGAAGTTGGGAACCAGGCCGCCACGATACGGGCGTTGCCGGGGAAGGACGGTGCTTCGGCGAGACCGACCATGAAGCGCAGGGCGAACAGCAGGAAGATGGCGGTCGAAAGACCGAATTCACCGACGTAGCCTTGCAGCACGGTGAACAGCGACCAGGTGAAGATGCTCATTGCGTAGACTTTCTTGGAGCCGTAACGGTCCAGAAGCCAGCCGCCGGGGATCTGGCCAGCGACGTACGCCCAACCAAATGCGGAGAAGATAAAACCGAGGGTGACGGCGTCGATGCCGAGGCTTTTTTGCAGGCTGGAGCCCGCGATGGCGATGGTCGCACGATCGGCATAGTTGATCGTGGTCACCAGAAACAGCATGAGCAAGATCAAATAGCGGACGTGAGTCGGCTTGGTTTTCTGCATGTTCGAAACTCCCACTAATTATTTTTTTGTGCGGGTAAACGATCTTATGTGTGTGTGTGTGCTGCTCGCCCCTGCCCCTAAAACAGATGCGATGTGAAGCTGTCCTGCCAGGTATTCGTGAGCGACGCCCCGAGGGCAAAAAACCGCTGATCGCTCAGCGGTTTTGCGCCAACTGGGCGATTACTGTTTGCCCTGCTTGTCCATCAACGCAGCCAGCATGTCGACTTCGTCCGAAGTCAGGTCAGTCAGCGGCGCGCGCACCGGACCTGCGTCGTAACCGGCAAGCTTAGCGCCCGCCTTGACAATGCTCACGGCGTAGCCGTGTTTGCGGTTACGGATGTCCAGGTAGGGCAGGAAGAAATCGTCGATCAGCTTGCCGACGGTCTCGTGATCGTCTTTGGCGATGGCGTGGTAGAAGTCCATGGCCATTTTCGGCAGGAAGTTGAACACCGCCGACGAGTAAACCGGCACGCCCAGCGCCTTGTAGGCGGCGGCGTAGACTTCAGCGGTCGGCAGACCGCCCAAGTACGAGAAGCGGTCGCCCAGACGACGGCGGATCGAAACCATCAGTTCGATATCACCCAGGCCGTCTTTGTAGCCGATCAGGTTAGGGCAACGCTCGGCCAGTTGCTCCAGCAGCGAAGGCGTGAGGCGGCAGACGTTACGGTTGTAGACGACAACGCCGATCTTGACCGATTTGCAGACCGCTTCAACGTGGAGGGCAACGCCGTCCTGGCTGGCTTCGGTCAGGTAATGAGGCAACAGCAGCAGGCCCTTGGCACCCAGACGCTCGGCTTCTTGAGCCATCTGAATGGCTTGGCGAGTAGGACCACCGACGCCCGCCAGGATTGGCACGCTGGTTTCGCAGGTGTCGACGGCAGTCTTGATGATTTCGGAATATTCGTCGCCAGTCAGGGAGAAGAACTCACCTGTGCCGCCAGCCGCGAACAGCGCAGAGGCGCCGTACGGAGCGAGCCATTCCAGACGCTTGATGTAGCCAGCGCGGTGGAAGTCGCCCTGGGCATTGAAATCGGTAACCGGGAAGGAAAGCAGACCGTGAGAGAGGATGGACTTCAGTTCTTGTGGATTCATTATTCGAACACCCTGGGGAGCTATTTTTGTGGATGAAGCACCAGTCCTGTGCTGATGTCGTAAGTCATCGTACAACTGAGGAAGGTATCACTCAATAGCGTTTTGAAATATTTATGACGGGCGAGGATGAGTGGTGCCCGGCTGATGTCGCCATGGGTAGCGGCGCCTGATCATCAGATGCCGCAGTCGCCCCAAGGGCTGCGCTAAATGGCGCTATTTGTAGGAGTGAGCTTGCTCGCGATCTGGCGAGAAGCGGCAGCATCCTTGTGAATGCGGCATGTCGGAACGAACTGCAGCTTCAGTTTTACGACTGCTGCGCAGCCGATCGCAAGCAAGCTCACTCCTACGGCATATGGCCAAAATCAAACGCTTTCACCGCCCTCTTGGATTATTCCGTAGTCCAGTGGTCAAGACGTTGTAGTCCTTCTCTGAAACTGCTCGCGCACCTGCCTGGAAAACCTTCTGCAGGGCGCGGCACGTCGCTAAAGTCGTTGCGGTTCAAATTCAAATTCTTAATCACCGCGAACCGCAAGAAACGAAACGAAATGGCAATTGATGCATTTTTGAAAATGGCTGACATCCCGGGTGAGTCACTGGACGCCCAGTTCAAAGACTGGATTGAGATGGAAGACTTTGATGTCGGCGCCAGCCAGTCAGCCTCCGCAACCACGACCAGCTCGGGCGGGGCCAGCAGTGGCCGCGCGAAAATGAGTGATTTGTACTTCCGAAAAGCTGTCGATAAAGCAACACCTAAGCTGCACGAAGCCTGCTGCAGTGGCAGGCACTTCAAAGAAGTGACCATCGCGTTAAATCGGGCGGGCAACGACAAGACCAAGTACCTGGAAATAAAGCTTGAGGAAGTGATTGTTTCTTCAGTTTCGCTGAATGGCAACGGCAGCAAAGAAACCGGTTTCCCCACTGAAACAGTCCGTCTGAATTACGCGCGGATCAAGATGACCTACATACAGCAGAAGCGCTCCGATGGATCAGGCGGCGGCCAGATAGTCGGGGGCTGGGATGGTGTTGCGAACAAGGTATACGCGTAACGCTGACCCGTTGGAGGATAGCTGACATGGCTGGTAAAAATGAGCGGAACCCGAATATTGCCTACTGCACCTATGTACTCAACGGCGAGCCGTTGAGTGAGTTGACGTGTGAGGGAAGAAGTTACGAAGCGTTTTCCGGAGATGTTGCGACGTACGTTAATAATGCACGCTATCAGGATGTAGTTAAGGAGGGGCCTTTGCCCCTCGGCAGGTATTACATATTAGACCGAGAATCTGGTGGCATGCTGGGCTGGATCAGACAACCAGTTAAAGACGTATTTGCAGGAACTGACAGGAGCGAGTGGTTCAGCCTTTACCGAGACGACGGCCAAGTGGACGACCAGACGACTATCAACAACATTCAGCGAAGCGCGTTCCGGATTCATCCGGTTGGACCACAGGGAATTAGCCAGGGCTGCGTGACCATGACATCGAAGTTGGCATTCGATGAGCTACGTCGATCCTTGAGAAATCTGCCAGGGGAAATCTTGCCTAGCACAGGAATCAAATACTTCGGAGTGTTGGATGTGCTGGAAAACTCTCAGGGGGCCAAATGATTAGAATGCTGGCGATATTCCTGCAAATCATCTTCATACTTACGCTTTCAATATTACTCGAACGCTGGGTGATGATTGGCGGACCGATGAAATGGATACTTCACACTGAAACCGGGATGAATGCTTATGTATGGCTACTAACGCTCTTCAATTTGGAGGGTCTGGAAGACGGCGAAGACATGCTCATTCTCTTGACGCTCAGCGTGACGCTTATTGCTTCAACGCTGACATGCGTAGCGCTCACCAAAGCCCTGCGGAAATTGAGGCGCTCACGGGTAGATCCAAACGTCGAATAACCCAGCCATAACCTTGTTCGATCAAGGGCACCGCAGCAATGCGATACCCTATCAATCAATCCACCTCAAGCCCGCTGCGATTCAGCCTCTTCATGGGCATGGCGCAGCCGCTCGCGGCTGTTGGTCAGGTGCAGGCGCATGGCGGCGCGGGCGGCATCGGAGTCCTGACGCGCGATGGCGTCGTAGATTTCTTCGTGCTCGCGGCTCAGGCGGCTCATGTAGTGCTGGTTGTCGTCGTGGGCCAGGCGCGCGGAGTTAAGGCGCGTGCGGGGGATGATGCTGGTGCCCAGGTGATTCATGATGTCGGTGAAGTAGCGGTTGCCGGTCGACAGAGCGATTGCCATGTGGAACTGGAAGTCCGCGCCCACGGCATCGCTGGCATGGGCCGCGCTTTCATTGAGAGCATCGAGGGCGGCGCGCATGTCGGCCAGTTGTTCGGCGGATCGGCGTTGAGCAGCGAGGCCCGCCGACTCGACTTCAAGACTGATGCGCAGTTCAAGAATCGCCAGGACGTCACGCAGGGTGACGATGGTGGCCGGGTCGATACGGAAACCGCTCGGGCTGGGCGTATCGAGGACAAAAGTGCCGATGCCGTGCCGGGTTTCTACCAGCCCGGACGCCTGCAAGCGTGAGATGGCTTCGCGTACAACCGTTCGGCTGACGCCCTGCTCTTCCATGATGGCAGACTCGGTGGGCAACTTATCGCCGCGCTTCAGTCCGCCCGTGCGGATGCGCTCGGAGAGTTCGGTAACCAATTCCTGCGCGAGACTGCGGTGCTTTCGGCGGGCGCGAGGCGGAGCGCTCTGATTTTCCATATCCAACATGCATCTCTAAATACGCTGAACGCTGATGATAGCTCACCGGGTTGTGCGATCACACAACAACCCCGGCGAGGCGCCTTGTTTACGACACTTTATCGCTTCAGCACTTTACGCTCAAAGTGCCGTTTCAGTCAGCGGCTGCTCATGCAACTGGCCGCCATCGATGCGCACGTGCCGACGGTGGAAGCGCTTGAGGCTGCTGCGGTGGCCGATGCTGAGCAAGGTCACGCTTGGCAACTCGTCCAGCACCGCCTGATACAGCGCGGCTTCATCCTCTTCGTCCATCGCTGATGTCGCTTCATCCAGGTACAACCAGTCCGGTGCGAACAGCAGGGCGCGGGCGAACGCGACGCGTTGTTGCTCACCCGGCGACAGCATGCGCTGCCAATGCTCGGTGTCGTCCAGTCGCGGAATCAGATGACCGAGGCGGCAGGTTTCCAGCACTTGCGCAAAGCGTTCGGCAGGGTAGACCTCGGGCGCCTGTGGATAACTTAACGCCTCCCGCAACGTGCCGATCGGCAGATACGGTTTTTGCGGCAGGAAGAACGCACGTTTGGCCGGCAATTTCACCGCGCCGTGGCCTTCTTTCCACAACCCGCCCATTGCCCGCAGCAACGTACTTTTGCCACTGCCGGAGCGCCCGCTGAGCATGACCTTCTCGCCTGCTGCAATGCTGATGTTGGCGTTGTTCAGCAACTGGCGACCGCCTGCGAGGGACAGCGCCAGGCCTTCGAGCTGCAAGGCGTCGTTCTCATGGCTGACCTTGATGGACGGCACGCGCGCTTCGTTTTCGTCCATGGCCTGACGGAAGCTGAGCAGACGATCGCAGGTGGCGCGCCACGACGCCAACTGGGTGTACGCGTCGATGAACCAGCTGAAGTTCTCCTGCACATTGCCGAACGCCGAGTTGATCTGCATCAGTCCGCCCAATTCGATCTTGCCGGCGAAGTAACGCGGTGCGGCCACGACGAAGGCGAAGACGATTGCGATCTGCGAGTAACCGGCGGTGAAGAACGTGAGGCGCTTCTGCACTTTCATGATGGTCCAGAAGTTGCTCCAGACCATGCCGAAGCGCGCGCTCAGGCGCTGATTCTCGTTGGCCTCGCCGTCGGACAGGGCGATGCTTTCGGCGTTCTCGCGAACGCGCACCAGCGAGAAACGCATGTCGGCTTCGTAACGTTGTTGTTGGTTGCTCAGCAGGATCAAACGCTTGCCGATCAAGTGAGTCAGCAAGCTGCCGACCGCTGCATAAATGAGCGCGGCCCAGAACATGTAGCCGGGAATGGTGATGCCAAACAGCTCGATGCTGCCGGACACGCCCCACAGAATCACCGAGAACGACACCAGACTGACGACGGTACGCAGCAGGCCCAGGCTCAGGCTCAGGGTGTCGGAAGTGAAGTTATTAAGGTCTTCGGACAGACGCTGGTCAGGGTTATCGGTGTAACCGCCCTGCTCCAGCCGGTAGTAGTTCTTGTGCGCGAGCCATTTGGCGAAATGCTGTTCGGTCAGCCAGCGACGCCAGCGGATGGTCAGCATTTGGGTCAGATAGAGGCGATAGACCGCGCCGAGAATGGCGATGGCAGCAATGCCGCAGAAGTACAGGATCAAATGGGTGAAGGCCCCAAGATCCTTGTTCTGCAGGGCGTTGTAGAAGTCGCGGTACCAGCTGTTGACCAGTACCGAAATGAACACGCTGAACAGCGACAGCACGATCACTGCGATCAGCAGCACCCAGGCCATGCCTTTTTCTTCGCTGCGCCAGTAAGGCGTCACCAGCTTCCAGACCCGGGAAAAGAAATTCCCGTTTACAGCGTCATTGACCCTGGATTCATCTACATCAAAATTCATGGCAAAAAGCTCGGCAGCGGGCAGTTATAGGCGTTGGCGCCAATGTGCCAGACGCCACAGGCGATCTTCCATGAAGAAATGTTTAAAGAGCCTTCCCTGCTTAACGACGGACCGGGCGCTTCTGCAACTTGCGCTGCAAGGTGCGTCGATGCATGCCCAGCGCACGCGCCGTCGCCGAAATATTGCCTTCGTGCTCGGTCAGCACGCGCTGAATATGCTCCCACTGCAGACGGTCCACCGACATCGGGTTTTCCGGCACCAGTGTGTCCAGGTCGGCATGTTCGGAGAGCAGCGCTGCCAGCACATCATCGGCATCGGCGGGTTTGCACAGGTAGTTGCAGGCCCCGCGCTTGATCGCTTCAACGGCGGTGGCAATGCTCGAATACCCGGTCAGGATCAGCACGCGCATTTCCGGGTCCAGTTCCAGCAGCTTGGGCAACAGCACCAGC encodes the following:
- the garD gene encoding galactarate dehydratase, with protein sequence MNLIQHADSPRYIRLHALDNVVVVVNDQGVPAGTEFDNGLVTVDNVPQSHKVNTVDIAEGEPIIRYGHTIGYALQPIPKGSWVKEDQLRMPSAPALDSLPMSDAVPVRGEPLEGFTFEGYRNADGTVGTRNILGITTTVQCVTGVLDFAVKRIREELLPKYPNVDDVVALTHSYGCGVAITAKDAYIPIRTVRNLARNPNLGGEALVISLGCEKLQADQVMHADDASVDLSEPWLYRLQDSKHGFNEMIEQIMELAETRLKKLDQRRRETVPASELILGMQCGGSDAFSGITANPALGYASDLLLRAGATVMFSEVTEVRDAIYLLTSRAENMEVAEGLVREMDWYDRYLAKGEADRSANTTPGNKKGGLSNIVEKSLGSIVKSGSSAINGVLGPGERVTRKGLIFCATPASDFVCGTLQLAAGMNLHVFTTGRGTPYGLAMSPVVKVSTRTELAQRWPDLIDIDAGRIATGRASIEDLGWELFHFYLDVASGKKKTWTEHYRLHNDITLFNPAPIT
- a CDS encoding MFS transporter, translated to MQKTKPTHVRYLILLMLFLVTTINYADRATIAIAGSSLQKSLGIDAVTLGFIFSAFGWAYVAGQIPGGWLLDRYGSKKVYAMSIFTWSLFTVLQGYVGEFGLSTAIFLLFALRFMVGLAEAPSFPGNARIVAAWFPTSERGTASAIFNSAQYFATVLFAPIMGWIVYTFGWQHVFLVMGSIGIVFSLIWLKVIHSPRNHPKINKEEFDHIANNGGMVDMDQDKGKGSASGPKWDYVKQLLTNRMMLGIYLAQYCINGITYFFLTWFPVYLVQERGMTILKAGFIASLPAICGFIGGVLGGIISDYLLRKGHSLTFARKAPIIGGLLLSTSIVTCNYVDIEWVVVGFMALAFFGKGVGALGWAVMSDASPKQIAGLSGGLFNMFGNIASITTPIVIGYIISTTGSFKWALVFVGANALVAVISYIFIVGEIKRVELKETPTKGALPANEAELSQAKL
- the kdgD gene encoding 5-dehydro-4-deoxyglucarate dehydratase produces the protein MNPQELKSILSHGLLSFPVTDFNAQGDFHRAGYIKRLEWLAPYGASALFAAGGTGEFFSLTGDEYSEIIKTAVDTCETSVPILAGVGGPTRQAIQMAQEAERLGAKGLLLLPHYLTEASQDGVALHVEAVCKSVKIGVVVYNRNVCRLTPSLLEQLAERCPNLIGYKDGLGDIELMVSIRRRLGDRFSYLGGLPTAEVYAAAYKALGVPVYSSAVFNFLPKMAMDFYHAIAKDDHETVGKLIDDFFLPYLDIRNRKHGYAVSIVKAGAKLAGYDAGPVRAPLTDLTSDEVDMLAALMDKQGKQ
- a CDS encoding Hcp family type VI secretion system effector, whose amino-acid sequence is MAIDAFLKMADIPGESLDAQFKDWIEMEDFDVGASQSASATTTSSGGASSGRAKMSDLYFRKAVDKATPKLHEACCSGRHFKEVTIALNRAGNDKTKYLEIKLEEVIVSSVSLNGNGSKETGFPTETVRLNYARIKMTYIQQKRSDGSGGGQIVGGWDGVANKVYA
- a CDS encoding DUF2778 domain-containing protein, which codes for MAGKNERNPNIAYCTYVLNGEPLSELTCEGRSYEAFSGDVATYVNNARYQDVVKEGPLPLGRYYILDRESGGMLGWIRQPVKDVFAGTDRSEWFSLYRDDGQVDDQTTINNIQRSAFRIHPVGPQGISQGCVTMTSKLAFDELRRSLRNLPGEILPSTGIKYFGVLDVLENSQGAK
- a CDS encoding FadR/GntR family transcriptional regulator, giving the protein MENQSAPPRARRKHRSLAQELVTELSERIRTGGLKRGDKLPTESAIMEEQGVSRTVVREAISRLQASGLVETRHGIGTFVLDTPSPSGFRIDPATIVTLRDVLAILELRISLEVESAGLAAQRRSAEQLADMRAALDALNESAAHASDAVGADFQFHMAIALSTGNRYFTDIMNHLGTSIIPRTRLNSARLAHDDNQHYMSRLSREHEEIYDAIARQDSDAARAAMRLHLTNSRERLRHAHEEAESQRA
- a CDS encoding ABC transporter ATP-binding protein/permease codes for the protein MNFDVDESRVNDAVNGNFFSRVWKLVTPYWRSEEKGMAWVLLIAVIVLSLFSVFISVLVNSWYRDFYNALQNKDLGAFTHLILYFCGIAAIAILGAVYRLYLTQMLTIRWRRWLTEQHFAKWLAHKNYYRLEQGGYTDNPDQRLSEDLNNFTSDTLSLSLGLLRTVVSLVSFSVILWGVSGSIELFGITIPGYMFWAALIYAAVGSLLTHLIGKRLILLSNQQQRYEADMRFSLVRVRENAESIALSDGEANENQRLSARFGMVWSNFWTIMKVQKRLTFFTAGYSQIAIVFAFVVAAPRYFAGKIELGGLMQINSAFGNVQENFSWFIDAYTQLASWRATCDRLLSFRQAMDENEARVPSIKVSHENDALQLEGLALSLAGGRQLLNNANISIAAGEKVMLSGRSGSGKSTLLRAMGGLWKEGHGAVKLPAKRAFFLPQKPYLPIGTLREALSYPQAPEVYPAERFAQVLETCRLGHLIPRLDDTEHWQRMLSPGEQQRVAFARALLFAPDWLYLDEATSAMDEEDEAALYQAVLDELPSVTLLSIGHRSSLKRFHRRHVRIDGGQLHEQPLTETAL
- a CDS encoding response regulator transcription factor translates to MTDEIQVEGEELPHLLLVDDDATFTRVMARAMARRGFRVSTAGSADEGLALAQQDIPDYAAVDLKMEGDSGLVLLPKLLELDPEMRVLILTGYSSIATAVEAIKRGACNYLCKPADADDVLAALLSEHADLDTLVPENPMSVDRLQWEHIQRVLTEHEGNISATARALGMHRRTLQRKLQKRPVRR